ATATTGGATCGGCAAAAGTGACGACCGATGAGATGGAAGGAGTGCCGCATCATCTGCTTGATCTCGTGACACCGGATGACGAGATGAGTGTAGCGCGTTTCCAAACGATTGCTCGGGCGACGATCGATGAGATTGCAAGTCGGGGTAAGTTGCCGATCATCGTCGGCGGAACAGGGCTTTATATCCGGTCGATTTTATATGATTACCAGTTTACCGAACAGGCGGAAGACCCAGCTTTGCGTACCGAGCTCGAAGCGTACGCGGCGACGCACGGTGCGAATGCGCTTCATGACCAGTTAAAGGAACTCGATCCGGTTCGTGCCGAAGCGATCCATCCGAATAACATCCAGCGCGTCGTTCGGGCAATCGAGGTCGCACGGACCGGTCAGACACAAACGACCGGTAGTAAGCCGGCACTCTACGACAGCCTATTGTTCGTCTTACACATGGAAGACCGGGATCGGTTGTATGACCGAATCGATCAGCGGGTAGACTTGATGGTCGACAGTGGGCTTCTTGAAGAAGTGGCGCGTCTTGACGCTGCCGGGTACCGACAGACGAAGGCGTTGCAAGCGATTGGCTACAAAGAGATGTTACCAGTCCTTGACGGGGCACCACTCGATCCTGCTGTTGACATGCTAAAACGGAACACACGACGCTTCGCGAAACGTCAATTGACATGGTTCCGTCATCAATTTGATGGCGTTTGGGTAGATATGGGAAAGTTTTCATTTGAAGAAACGTTCAAAATTATCTATGATAGAACTGTAGAGTTTCTGAAAGCGGTTAAATAAGAGTTGCCCGAAGACAGAAACAGATAAAAAGAGGGGGCACGGGGAATCATGAAAGCGACATACAACATTCAGGACGTCTTTTTAAATCAATTACGGAAAGATGCAGTCCCGACGACGGTTTTCTTAATCAGTGGGTATCAATTACGGGGTCTGATCAAGTCATTCGATAACTTTACGGTCATCTTGGAGTCTGAAGGTAAGCAGCAATTGATCTACAAACACGCAATTTCGACGTTTGCACCAGCACGCAACGTGACGTTATATGAGCAAGAAGAGACGCAAGAAGTCTCTCGCTAAACAAAAAAGACGACCGGGGTCGCCCCCACCCCCCCCCCCCCCCCCCCCCCCCCCCACCCCCCCCACCCAACCCCCCCCCCCCCCCCCCCCCCCCCCCCCCACCCCTCCCCCCCCCCCCCCCCCCCCCCCCCCACCACCACCCCCACCCCCACCCCCCCCCCCACCCCCACCCCCCCCCCCCCCCCCCCCAACAAAACCCCCCCCCCCCCCCCCCACCCCCCCCCCCCAAAAACAACCCCCACGACCGGGGGGTCGTCTTTTTTTGTTCACTTCATTATTTATACGCTGGCTGTGCAATCGTACGAAGAACGTCAACACGGTATCGCTTCAAGTCAAGGATATCGAGTCCGATGAACCCGGTATGATCAGTTTCAGAAAAGTAAAACGTAACTCCTTGAAGAAGGCACGTACTCTTCGGAATCGTATTTCGCAATCGAAGCGAGAAACGATCTGCTAGTTCCTCGTAAAAGAATGCCTTGGAATGAACGTCACGGATCACGTCTGCTTCCTCGTTAAAAAATTCGATTCCGACGATGCGCGCCTCTTGATCAAAGTCTACGTTAAGGCATTCATTTGCTTCTAGTTCGTCCGTCTCT
This window of the Exiguobacterium acetylicum genome carries:
- the miaA gene encoding tRNA (adenosine(37)-N6)-dimethylallyltransferase MiaA — encoded protein: MKKQPVIVIVGPTAVGKTKTGIELAKRLNGEVLSGDSVQVYQGMDIGSAKVTTDEMEGVPHHLLDLVTPDDEMSVARFQTIARATIDEIASRGKLPIIVGGTGLYIRSILYDYQFTEQAEDPALRTELEAYAATHGANALHDQLKELDPVRAEAIHPNNIQRVVRAIEVARTGQTQTTGSKPALYDSLLFVLHMEDRDRLYDRIDQRVDLMVDSGLLEEVARLDAAGYRQTKALQAIGYKEMLPVLDGAPLDPAVDMLKRNTRRFAKRQLTWFRHQFDGVWVDMGKFSFEETFKIIYDRTVEFLKAVK
- the hfq gene encoding RNA chaperone Hfq → MKATYNIQDVFLNQLRKDAVPTTVFLISGYQLRGLIKSFDNFTVILESEGKQQLIYKHAISTFAPARNVTLYEQEETQEVSR
- a CDS encoding DUF2283 domain-containing protein, which produces MTIRMTYDQEAEMGYLYLFPETFTPAIKETDELEANECLNVDFDQEARIVGIEFFNEEADVIRDVHSKAFFYEELADRFSLRLRNTIPKSTCLLQGVTFYFSETDHTGFIGLDILDLKRYRVDVLRTIAQPAYK